One window of Bacteroidales bacterium genomic DNA carries:
- a CDS encoding nucleotidyl transferase AbiEii/AbiGii toxin family protein yields the protein MTSQFNIDFLPGQTQKVFEELAEKQFINKYSLLGGTALSLQLRHRLSEDLDFVYDEEKLSINEIKRNIAKVFPEHLIIRQDTPWQIDFIINEVKVTFFSGGSVAIPFNVGNYTTPYKNINICEVDVIATLKMASIAQRNTIRDYYDLYYLAKYHMSLLEIIERTKTLIPNLSPITYTETLVYTEDIDEATIAEHLQPAEIVTKEQISDFFTNELIKIKGKI from the coding sequence ATGACATCACAGTTTAACATTGATTTTCTACCCGGTCAAACTCAAAAAGTATTTGAAGAACTTGCTGAAAAACAATTCATCAACAAATACTCCCTTTTAGGAGGAACAGCTTTATCTTTACAGTTAAGACATCGCTTATCGGAAGATCTGGACTTTGTTTATGATGAGGAAAAGCTATCCATCAATGAAATCAAAAGGAATATAGCAAAAGTATTTCCTGAACACCTTATAATCAGGCAGGATACTCCCTGGCAAATTGATTTTATCATTAATGAAGTTAAAGTTACATTCTTTTCCGGGGGGTCAGTAGCCATTCCTTTCAATGTAGGGAATTATACCACACCTTATAAAAACATAAACATTTGTGAAGTAGATGTTATTGCTACTCTAAAAATGGCTTCAATTGCACAAAGAAACACGATAAGGGATTACTATGATTTATACTATCTGGCAAAATATCATATGTCACTTCTTGAAATCATTGAAAGAACAAAAACACTAATCCCAAATCTTTCTCCCATCACCTATACAGAGACACTGGTGTATACTGAAGACATTGATGAGGCAACAATAGCAGAGCATTTGCAGCCAGCTGAAATAGTTACAAAAGAGCAAATTTCTGATTTTTTTACAAA